A segment of the Promicromonospora sukumoe genome:
CGCGCGGACCGTGCTGGTCGCGCCGTTCGACAAGAGCTCGGTCCCCGCCGTCGAGAAGGCGCTGCGCGACTCGGACCTGGGTGTGAACCCGGCGACGGACGGCAACGCCATCCGCATCGTGCTGCCCTCCCTGACGGAGGAGCGTCGCCGCGACTACGTGAAGCTCGCCAAGTCGAAGGCCGAGGACTCGCGCGTCTCGGTGCGCAACATCCGCCGCAAGGCCAAGGAGACGCTGGACCGCATCGTCAAGGACGGCGAGGCCGGCGAGGACGAGGTCGTGCGCGCGGAGAAGGAGCTGGACAAGATCACCAAGAGCCACGTCGAGATGATCGACCAGCTGCTCGCCGGCAAGGAGAGCGAGCTGCTCGAGGTCTGATGCCCGCACCGCCTCGAGACAGAACAGAGCGAGACAATGCGCACCCCGCCGTGAGCCTCGACCCCGTACCTGCCGCGAAGACGTCGCGCGCGGGCCGTAACCTGCCCGCCGCGATCCTGGTGGGCGTCGGCCTGCTCGGCGTCGTCGGCGCGTCGCTGTACTGGCGACCCGAGCCGTTCGTGCTGCTCGTGATCGTGCTGCTGTGCGCGGGGCTCTGGGAGCTGCGGCAGGCGTTCGCGCGCCGTGACCTGCGGCTGCCCATGGTCCCGCTGTTCGTGGGTGCCGCCGGCATGATCGTGTCCGCGTACCGGGGCGGTCCGGAGGCGCTGTTCGTCGCCTTCGTGCTCACCGTGGCCGCGGCCGTGGTGTGGCGGGCGCTCGACGGCTCCGGCCTCAGCGCGGTGCGGGACTCGGCGGCGGCGGTCTTCGCGGCGTCGTACCTGCCGTTCCTGGCCGGCTTCGTGGTGCTCATGCTCGCCCAGCCCGACGGCGAGATCCGCGTGGCGCTGTTCATCCTCCTGGCGGTCGCCAACGACACCGGCGGCTACATCGCCGGCGTGCTGCTCGGCCGGCACCCGCTGGCGCCGACCGTCAGCCCCAAGAAGTCCTGGGAGGGCCTGGCCGGCTCGATCGTGCTGGCCACGGTGGTGGGCGTGCTCGGCGCGGTCTACGGGCTGGGCGAGAGCCCGATCCTCGGCGTCGCGCTCGGCGTCATGACCGCCGTCACTGCCACGGTCGGCGATCTCGCCGAGTCGCTCCTCAAGCGTGACCTAGAATTGAAGGACATGGGCTCATTGCTCCCGGGGCACGGGGGCGTGCTGGACCGCCTCGACTCGCTGGTCATCACAGCGCCCTTCGTCTATCTCGTGCTCTCGGTGGTTGCCTGATGAAAACTCCCCTTGCCCAGCCTGTCGTGCGTCCTTCGGACGAGACCCCGGCGATCCCGCTCCAGATGGCGCCGAAGCGCCGCGGCAAGCCGCCGAGGCACTTCGCCGACCTCACGCCCGAGGAGCGCGTGGCGTCGGTGGTCGAGGCAGGGGAGCCGGCCTTCCGGGCCAAGCAGCTCGCCACGCACTACTTCACGCACTACACGAGCGACGCCGCGCAGATGACGGACCTCCCGGCGAAGACCCGGGACTCCCTCGCTGAGACGATGTTCCCGCAGCTCATCCGCCCCACGCGCAAGCTCGAGGCCGACGGCGGCACCACGGTCAAGACGCTGTGGCACCTGTTCGACGACGCCAAGGTCGAGTCGGTGCTCATGCGCTACCCGAACCGCACCACGCTCTGCGTGTCCAGCCAGGCCGGCTGCGGCATGGCCTGCCCGTTCTGCGCGACGGGCCAGCTCGGCCTGACCCGCAACCTGTCGACGGCGGAGATCCTGGAGCAGGTCCGCGCCGCGTTCCGCTCGCTGGCCGACGGCGAGATCCCCGGCGGCGTGACCCGGCTGAACAACCTGGTGTTCATGGGCATGGGCGAGCCGCTGGCCAACTACAAGGCGGTCATCGAGACGGTGCGCACGCTCGTGGCGCCGCAGCCCGACGGCCTCGGCATGTCGGCCCGCAACATCACGGTGTCCACGGTGGGCCTGGTCCCGGCCATGCAGAAGCTCACCAAGGAGGGCATCCCGGTGACGCTCGCGCTGTCGCTGCACGCGCCCGACGACGACCTGCGCTCCGAGCTCGTGCCGATCAACACGCGCTGGAACGTCGACGAGACGCTGGACGCCGCGCGGAACTACTTCGAGGTGACCGGGCGCCGCGTGTCCATCGAGTACGCCCTCATCAAGGACATGAACGACCACGGCTGGCGGGCCGACCTGCTGGGCGAGAAGCTCAACTCGCGGGGCAAGGGCTGGGTGCACGTGAACCCCATCCCGCTCAACCCGACGCCGGGCTCCATCTGGACCGCGAGCGACCGGGATGTCGAGGACGAGTTTGTGGCACGATTGCGCGGTCACGGGATCCCGACCACTATCCGTGACACCCGCGGCAGCGACATCGACGGTGCCTGCGGGCAGCTGGCGGCTGAGGAGGACGACGAGTGAGTGGGATGTTCAACAGCGTGCCCGCGATGCGCACCGGGTACGACAAGGACGAGGTCGACGAGTTCTTCGAGCATGCCCGGCAGGCGTACGAGGGACGCACGGCGGACCGGCTGACGAGTGCCGACATCCAGGCCTCGACCTTCGACCTGACCCGCGGTGGGTACAACACCCACGAGGTCGACGCGGCGCTCGACCGTCTCGAGGCGGCGTTCATCGCGCGGCAGCGTGCGGAGTACGCGGCGGCGCACGGTCAGCAGGCCTGGATGAACGCGCTCGCCGAGCGTGCGCGTTCGCTGTACGGGCGGCTGGGCCGGCCGGACGGCGAGAAGTTCGCGCCCGCCGACCGGGGCTCGCAGGGGTACGACAAGGACGACGTCGACGACCTGTGCGACCGCCTGATCGGCTACTTCGACCGGCAGGAGCCGCTGACGGCCGGAGACATCCGGTCGGCGACGTTCGGCCGGGCCCGTGGGCCGGAGGCCTACGACGAGGCCTCGGTCGACGCGTTCCTGAGCCGTGCGGTGGAGGTACTGCTCGGGGTCGAGTGACTCTTCGCCCCGAGCTGCGGCACAGAGCCCGCGTCCCTCGTCCTCCGACCTGTTCGCAGGTCAGACGGCGACGGCCGCGGGCTCCTGCGCTTCCCGGAGCAGTACCTCGTGCTGGGTCGCCGTCAGGAACCTGCGGATCGAGTCGCGGCTCCGGGTGAGGCAGTCGATGCGTGCCTGGACGCCGACGAGCTCCGTGGCGAGCTGCTCGGCGACCTCGCGCGGGCAGGTCGGGTCCTCGCGGTCCGCGGCGTCCTCGGCGTCGAGGAGGACCTTGACCAGCCGGGTCGGGATGCCGGCCTGGACCAGGCCGGCCACCCGCTCGACCCGCTCGACGTCGGCCTCCGTGTAGGTGCGGTAGCCGTTGTCGGCCCGGTCCGCCGTGAGCAGGTCCTGCTGCTCGTAGTACCTGATCAGACGGGTCGTCACACCCGTCCGCGTCGCCAGCTCACCGATGCGCACGATCCACCTCCGGGCAGGGCCTTGACATTGACACCAGTGTCAAACTTTAGCGTGGTCGGCATGGACACGACAGGCGCTTCCTCGGCCGCCCCGACCAGCACGGACACCTCTCCGGAGGGTCCCGTCCGCCCCGCAGCAGGGTCCGGGCCACACCCCGCGGCACGGCCCGACGGCGTCCTGCCGTGGCCCTCCCTCCTGGTGCTGGGCGCCGGGACGCTCTTCATGGTCACCGCCGAGATGCTGCCCACGGCGGTGCTCCAGCAGATGAGCACCGGCCTCGGCGTCGCGGAGTCGAGCACCGGCCTGCTGGTCTCGGCATGGGCCGCCGTCGTCGTGGTGCTGAGCTTCCCGCTGGTGCGGCTGACGCGCCGGTGGGACCGTCGCGCGGTGATCGCCGGGGGCCTCGCCGTCCTCGCGCTGTCGTCCGCGCTCACGGCCGTCGCCCCGACGTTCCAGGTGGCGGTCGGCGCCCGGGTGCTCGGGGCGGCCGCCGTCGGCCTGCTGTGGGCCACGACCAACGCGCACGTCGCCGACCTGGTGCCCGACCGGCTGCTGGGCCGCGCGATCGCCGTCGTGCTCGGCGGGGCGACCCTCGGCATGGTGGTGGGCACGCCCCTGGCCCGCCTCGTGGCCGACGCCGCCGGCTGGCGGGCCGCGTTCTGGGCCCTCGCGGCCCTCAGCCTGCTGGCCGCCGGCGCGGTCCGGCTGGTCGTGGCCCGGGCGGCGGTGGCTGACGGCGACGCTTCCGTCGGGGCTGGGAACGCCGGCGAGGTCGCGGCGCGGCGGGGGACCGGTCGCCTCCTGACCGTGACGGGCCTGGTCGCGCTGGTGCTGGTGGGTCACTACGGCGCCTACACGTACATCACCCGGCTCGCGGAGGCGCCCGCCGAGGCGCTGCCGGGCGGGATGAGCAGCCTGCTCCTCGCGTTCGGGCTCGCGTCGGCGGTCGGCGTCGTGCTGGCGGGCCGGCTCGGCGACCGCAGCGGCCCGGCGCTCGTGGTGAGCGTGGCCGCGACCGCGCTCGCCGTGCTCGGGCTCACCGTGGTCGACGCCGGCCCGGTGGTCGGTCTCGCCGTCGTCGTGGTGTGGGGCATCGTGTCGGGCGGCATGCCGCCCTTCGCGCAGACACTGATCCTGCGCCTGGCCGGGCCCGAGCGCCGCTCGTTCGCCGGCGCGCTGATCCCGGTGCTGTTCAACGGCGGGATCGCCGTCGGGGCCGCGCTCGCGTCGCTCGTGGTCGCGGGGCCGGGTGTGGCGGCCCTGCCCCTGCTGGCCGGGCCGGTGGTCGGCGTCGCCGCGGTGGGCCTGGCCGTGGCGGTCCGCCGAGCCTGAGCTACCGCCGTGTCAGACCTACAGGTCCCTCGGGTGACCTGTACGTCTGACACGTGCGGGCGGGTCAGCAGGTGGGGGCGACCGGGCCGCTCGACCCGGTGTTCACGTAGGCGTCCGAGATCCAGTTGCCCGGCCCGATCCGGTTCCACACGTTCGTGGTGCCGTAGTACCCGTCCACGGTGGTGCCGGTCGTGGTGCACTCGATCAGGACGTTCGCGTACCGCCCGGCCTGCCCGACGGCGGCGCTGCTGGTGCTCGGCCCCGACCGGACCGTCAGCGGCCCTCCGCTGGTGCGCACGACGCCCTTCGGGCCGGACCCGGTCCACAGGTAGGTCACGGTGGTCCAGGCGTTGTCCCTCAGCCCGAGGGCGTCCCAGAACGTGCCGTCGCCCAGGTCGATCCCCGCCGGGTTGGCGACCTTGCGCCCGAAGCCGTCCCGCCCGCCGTTGTAACCGTCCTGGTAGGCGGCCTGGGCCTGGGGCTTGCCCTGCGGCAGGTCGGCCCACGACTGCCGGGTGCCGGACGGGCTCCAGTGGTCGTCCGTGGTGTTCCACGGGCCCACGTCCCACACCGGGGCGTACGCGCAGCGGTCGGTGCTCGCGGCGCAGACCCGCACCGAGTAGCTGCCCGAGCCCTTCGACGACAGTCCGCGCCGCGACGGCAGGGCGACGAAGTGGTCGCGCTCCGTGATGACGTGCCCGTTCGCGGTGGTACCGCCCACCAGCCCCTCGCGGGTCGCGAAGAGACGGTACGACTGCCCGTCGGACTTCGCCCGGGTCTCGACCTCCTGCAGCGACCGCGACCGCGCGGCCTCGGGCGTGAGCGTCACCTCTCGCACGGTCGGGGTGACGTCGTCCGTGCCGACGAGCGTGACGCGCGCCTGGACGGTCGCGGACGCCACCGGCAGCGGCGAGCCGGCCGGGACCCACTCGGTCCACGTGTCGGGGCCCTCCTCGGCGAGCCGGCCCCGCACGTCGACCAGGACGGAGGTGCCCTCCGGCGTCGCCGCGTCGACGACGGCGGCGACGGTGCGCACGGGGGAGACGAGGTCCACGGGCTCGTCGACGAGCTGGCCGGAGGCCTCGCGGTCGGCGGTCGAGCCGGGAGACGCGTCGGCCGCGTCTCCGGCTTCCTGCGCGGGTCCGGCCGGGTCGTCGGCGTCCGCCACGTCGAGGCGCAGCCCCTCGTCCGAGGCGCGGACCCCGGCGTCGTCGGACCCGGGCGAGTCGATGCCGACCGACCAGGTCTGCGCGGCGTCGCCGGGCCCCGACCCGGTGGCCGGGACCACGGCCGCTGCGGCCGCGCCCGAGACCGTGCCGGAGAGGGCTGTGCCCGAGGCGGCCGTGGCCGAGACGATCAGGAGGGTGCAGGTGGTCGCCGCCAGGAGCGCGGCACGGGGTCGGGAACTGCGTACCTGGATCAGCATGTGCTGAATGTAGGCGACGGACTATTTCACCCGCGAGGGGAAGCGGGTGAAATTTCGGGCGGCTCGCCCCGGGACCCAGGAGGCGCCTCGGGTGGGGCATGATCGGAGGAGTACCCAGTGGCGACACCGGAACGGCGGTGGCCCCAGACCAGCAAGGAGAACGACGTGTCCGAGTTCCTGGCCGACAAGCCCGGCAAGTACGACCTCGACGGTGACGGCATCCCGGACGTCGAGGTCGCCGACACCGACGGCGACGGCGTGGTGGACGCCCAGTTCGAGGACTACGACGGCGACGGCGTGCCCGACGTCGAGCTGTACGACACCGACGGTGACGGCGTGCCCGACGTCGTCGTGGAGACCGTCGCCGGCACGTCGACGATCTCCGTGGACACCGACGGCGACGGCGTGGACGAGCCAGTGGACTCGTTCCCGGCCTGACCTCCGCCGCCGTCGGCGCGCGGCGCGCTGCGCCGATGTCAGAGGTGCGCTTCTACCCCGTCATTGCGCCCGGAACCGAGCTGATTCCGGGCGTAATAGCTGGGTAGAAGCGCACTTTCGCCGCACCCCCGCCGGCGCCCCCGCCGTCAGGGGGTCGCGGGCTTCCGGGCCGGGCGGCCGTAGACCAGCCGGCGCAGCGCCACCTCGGCGGGGCCGCGGCGGCCGGTGCGTTCCTGCCAGACGGCGAACGCGACGGTGAGCCCCCAGACCAGCGCGGCGTAGAGCAGCATGCTCCACGAGCTGAGGTACTGGCCGAGCCCGAGCCCCCACGCGGCGAGGACCGGCGCGCACAGCACGGACTGCAGCAGGTAGGACGTCAGCGACCGCTTGCCGACCGCCTGGACGGCACCCGTGAACGGCCCGTCCGTGAGGAACAGGTTGCCCGACGGCGGCCCGCTGCGCCGCTGGGCGACGCGGTGACCGATCAGGCCGAACAGCGCCACGTACCCCAGGCCGCCGAAGAACCCGGTGAGGAACTGCACGGGGTAGAAGACGAAGGCGGCGTGGTCGGGCACGTCGATGACGCCCACGTGGTCGAGCGCGGAGGGCAGCGGGCCCAGCCAGCCGATCGTGATGCCCACGACCGCGACCCGCCGCAGCAGGGTCAGGTGCTCGCCCGGGTGCTCCAGGATGCGGCGGCGGCCGGCCCAGAAGGCGAGCAGGAGCATCATCGGGACCACCAGGACGAGCAGGCCCTGCAGGAACGTGCCGAGCGTCCAGTAGCCCAGGCGCTCGGCGATCGAGACGAGGTACGACGTCGTGGCCATCGAGTCGCTCGACGGAGCCAGGTCGGAGGCGATGCTGCGCGCCGTGGGGTCGTCCGCGGGGAGCTGTGCCACGAACCAGGCGCCGATCACGGAGAAGACCGTGCCGATGGTCAGCAGCCCGCCGAACACCGACGTCCAGACGATCAGGGTGCGGTCCTTGACCTGGAAGAACAGCCACACCATGAGCAGTCCGGCGAGGCCGTACGCGCCCAGCACGTCGCCCATCCAGAGCAGCGCGGCGTGCACGAACCCGAACGCCAGCAGCAGCCAGTTGCGCTTCTGCAGCAGTCGTCGGGCCGCCTTCTCCGGGGTGCCCGAGGACACCTGCCGGTTGTAGAGCTGCATCATCCCGTAGCCGAACAGGAACGCGAACATCGGGTACGTCCGCAGGTCCACGGTGGTGATGATGAGGAAGTCGACCACCTTGTCCAGCGCGGAGCCGTCGACCGGGTGCGACGCACCGCCGCTCATCTCGCTGGCCCACAGGTAGTAGGGCGTATTCGCTACCGCGATCAGCAGGAGCATGAACCCGCGTGCCAGATCGGGTGCGGGTGAACGTTCGGCGGCCTGGACGGGTCCTCGGGTGAGGGCGGTGGTCGTCATGGGTACATCTCAGCAGGCCACGGGCTGGTCCGCGAGGAAAGCCGTCCGCGAGGAAAGCGTCAGGCCGCGGTCTCGCCCAGCCGCTCCCGCTCCTCGTCGACGATCCGCCGCGACAGCTCCTTCTCGGAGACGTCGGTGACGTCGGTGGCCGACGGCGTCCCGGCGACGCTCGCCCGGCCGGCGTACTCCGCGAACAGCTCGGCCTTGGTGCCGAGGATCTCCAGGAGCCGCTCGTCCACGCTGTCCTCGATGAGCAGGCGGTGCACCTGCACGGTGCGGACCTGGCCCATCCGGTGCGCGCGGGCGATGGCCTGCGCCTCGACCGTCGGCTTGACCTGCGGCTCGCACAGGATCACCACGGAGGCGGCCTGGATGTTGAGCCCCACGCCGCCGGCCT
Coding sequences within it:
- the rlmN gene encoding 23S rRNA (adenine(2503)-C(2))-methyltransferase RlmN translates to MAPKRRGKPPRHFADLTPEERVASVVEAGEPAFRAKQLATHYFTHYTSDAAQMTDLPAKTRDSLAETMFPQLIRPTRKLEADGGTTVKTLWHLFDDAKVESVLMRYPNRTTLCVSSQAGCGMACPFCATGQLGLTRNLSTAEILEQVRAAFRSLADGEIPGGVTRLNNLVFMGMGEPLANYKAVIETVRTLVAPQPDGLGMSARNITVSTVGLVPAMQKLTKEGIPVTLALSLHAPDDDLRSELVPINTRWNVDETLDAARNYFEVTGRRVSIEYALIKDMNDHGWRADLLGEKLNSRGKGWVHVNPIPLNPTPGSIWTASDRDVEDEFVARLRGHGIPTTIRDTRGSDIDGACGQLAAEEDDE
- the frr gene encoding ribosome recycling factor, coding for MIDETLLEAEEKMEKAIEVAKEDFAGIRTGRANAGMFSKITVDYYGAPTPLQQLASFNIPDARTVLVAPFDKSSVPAVEKALRDSDLGVNPATDGNAIRIVLPSLTEERRRDYVKLAKSKAEDSRVSVRNIRRKAKETLDRIVKDGEAGEDEVVRAEKELDKITKSHVEMIDQLLAGKESELLEV
- a CDS encoding phosphatidate cytidylyltransferase; this encodes MSLDPVPAAKTSRAGRNLPAAILVGVGLLGVVGASLYWRPEPFVLLVIVLLCAGLWELRQAFARRDLRLPMVPLFVGAAGMIVSAYRGGPEALFVAFVLTVAAAVVWRALDGSGLSAVRDSAAAVFAASYLPFLAGFVVLMLAQPDGEIRVALFILLAVANDTGGYIAGVLLGRHPLAPTVSPKKSWEGLAGSIVLATVVGVLGAVYGLGESPILGVALGVMTAVTATVGDLAESLLKRDLELKDMGSLLPGHGGVLDRLDSLVITAPFVYLVLSVVA
- a CDS encoding MFS transporter is translated as MDTTGASSAAPTSTDTSPEGPVRPAAGSGPHPAARPDGVLPWPSLLVLGAGTLFMVTAEMLPTAVLQQMSTGLGVAESSTGLLVSAWAAVVVVLSFPLVRLTRRWDRRAVIAGGLAVLALSSALTAVAPTFQVAVGARVLGAAAVGLLWATTNAHVADLVPDRLLGRAIAVVLGGATLGMVVGTPLARLVADAAGWRAAFWALAALSLLAAGAVRLVVARAAVADGDASVGAGNAGEVAARRGTGRLLTVTGLVALVLVGHYGAYTYITRLAEAPAEALPGGMSSLLLAFGLASAVGVVLAGRLGDRSGPALVVSVAATALAVLGLTVVDAGPVVGLAVVVVWGIVSGGMPPFAQTLILRLAGPERRSFAGALIPVLFNGGIAVGAALASLVVAGPGVAALPLLAGPVVGVAAVGLAVAVRRA
- a CDS encoding DUF418 domain-containing protein, which codes for MTTTALTRGPVQAAERSPAPDLARGFMLLLIAVANTPYYLWASEMSGGASHPVDGSALDKVVDFLIITTVDLRTYPMFAFLFGYGMMQLYNRQVSSGTPEKAARRLLQKRNWLLLAFGFVHAALLWMGDVLGAYGLAGLLMVWLFFQVKDRTLIVWTSVFGGLLTIGTVFSVIGAWFVAQLPADDPTARSIASDLAPSSDSMATTSYLVSIAERLGYWTLGTFLQGLLVLVVPMMLLLAFWAGRRRILEHPGEHLTLLRRVAVVGITIGWLGPLPSALDHVGVIDVPDHAAFVFYPVQFLTGFFGGLGYVALFGLIGHRVAQRRSGPPSGNLFLTDGPFTGAVQAVGKRSLTSYLLQSVLCAPVLAAWGLGLGQYLSSWSMLLYAALVWGLTVAFAVWQERTGRRGPAEVALRRLVYGRPARKPATP
- a CDS encoding MerR family transcriptional regulator; the encoded protein is MRIGELATRTGVTTRLIRYYEQQDLLTADRADNGYRTYTEADVERVERVAGLVQAGIPTRLVKVLLDAEDAADREDPTCPREVAEQLATELVGVQARIDCLTRSRDSIRRFLTATQHEVLLREAQEPAAVAV
- a CDS encoding DivIVA domain-containing protein; its protein translation is MFNSVPAMRTGYDKDEVDEFFEHARQAYEGRTADRLTSADIQASTFDLTRGGYNTHEVDAALDRLEAAFIARQRAEYAAAHGQQAWMNALAERARSLYGRLGRPDGEKFAPADRGSQGYDKDDVDDLCDRLIGYFDRQEPLTAGDIRSATFGRARGPEAYDEASVDAFLSRAVEVLLGVE